The Azospirillum baldaniorum genome contains a region encoding:
- the flhB gene encoding flagellar biosynthesis protein FlhB, producing MSEDADESSKTEEPTQKKLDEAHKQGQFAMTQEIGNWLMIAAALVILVTTLPGTLKGMVPRLNFFFEHLDQIPMDQGGVGAVLMRVMKDILWALWLPILFLLFAGVIGTIGQKGFNVSWELIAPKFSKLNPISGIANMFSAQKGVDLLKSLAKVAVVGIVAYIALQPMMLTIEHFIGIDMMLLLREMDGLTFRLLAGVLAILTLIAGADLFWQRHSFDKKMRMTKQEVKDEHKQAEGDPHVKGRIRQLRFERARKRMMAAVPGADVVVTNPTHFAVALKYDSTTMGAPMVVAKGADAVAFKIREIAEENGVPVMENPPLARALYAACDIDEEVPSEHYRAVAEVITYVFKLKGRAVRN from the coding sequence GTGTCCGAAGACGCGGATGAATCATCCAAAACAGAAGAACCGACGCAAAAGAAGCTCGACGAGGCCCACAAGCAGGGCCAGTTCGCGATGACCCAGGAAATCGGCAACTGGCTGATGATCGCCGCGGCGCTGGTGATCCTGGTCACGACCCTGCCCGGAACGCTGAAGGGCATGGTGCCCCGCCTGAACTTCTTCTTCGAGCATCTGGACCAGATCCCCATGGACCAGGGCGGGGTCGGCGCGGTGCTGATGCGGGTGATGAAGGACATCCTGTGGGCGCTGTGGCTGCCGATCCTGTTCCTGCTGTTCGCCGGGGTGATCGGCACCATCGGGCAGAAGGGCTTCAACGTCTCCTGGGAGCTGATCGCGCCGAAATTCAGCAAGCTGAATCCGATCTCCGGCATCGCCAACATGTTCAGCGCCCAGAAGGGCGTCGATCTGCTGAAGAGCCTGGCCAAGGTCGCGGTGGTCGGCATCGTCGCCTACATCGCGCTCCAGCCGATGATGCTCACCATCGAGCATTTCATCGGCATCGACATGATGCTGCTGCTCCGCGAGATGGATGGCCTGACCTTCCGGCTGCTCGCCGGCGTTCTGGCCATCCTGACCCTGATCGCCGGGGCCGACCTGTTCTGGCAGCGCCACAGCTTCGACAAGAAAATGCGCATGACCAAGCAGGAGGTGAAGGACGAACACAAGCAGGCCGAAGGCGACCCGCACGTGAAGGGACGCATCCGCCAGTTGCGGTTCGAGCGGGCGCGCAAGCGCATGATGGCGGCGGTGCCCGGCGCCGACGTGGTGGTGACCAACCCGACCCACTTCGCCGTCGCGCTGAAATACGACTCCACCACCATGGGTGCCCCGATGGTGGTGGCGAAGGGCGCCGACGCCGTCGCCTTCAAGATCCGCGAGATCGCCGAGGAGAACGGCGTGCCGGTGATGGAGAATCCGCCCCTCGCCCGTGCGCTCTATGCCGCATGCGATATCGACGAGGAGGTTCCGTCCGAGCACTATCGCGCGGTGGCGGAAGTCATTACCTATGTCTTCAAGCTGAAAGGACGCGCGGTGCGGAACTGA
- a CDS encoding hybrid sensor histidine kinase/response regulator, whose translation MDDTTSSFADSAPAGHRPDGAAGVGERPGGGFATAVLAALLLAGLVAAGAGVVLDRDPVAWAGLTTAGAGALALAIRMVRARRRVARVGSLLGSALEGLPSGQLVCDGAGHVVFVNSTFRSLTGWSEGEPPLRALERQFADDADSADAFRRLCERVKGGYSGSIELAVRQQGRAAEWRRIQGQPIDGHAGAVMWRVEDITARRELEQVTRREQTQLVDFMDHAPIGFFSVDQDGHFQFVNATLAKWLGCAPEDLVEGGRRLHDVLAHPPASSAPYDLLEGGGLEQRGEIAMDGLQGRRFQAYVAQSVVRGEDGRISHTRSVVRDLTPEREWQEALRLSEQRFQRFFEDAPIGIALVDEVGRLAECNQAFLALIGSEAGNVLGRGMADLIVPAERAMVTERLTAVQGGSDPAAPLEVRLTGGRELVAQLYARRLGGVGPEGAAGLILHFIDMTERKGLEAQFAQSQKMQAVGQLAGGVAHDFNNLLTAMIGFCDLLLLRHKPGDQSFSDIMQIKQNANRAANLVRQLLAFSRQQTLQPRILSVTDVLAELGNLMRRLIGENIELKMLHGRDIGYVKVDQNQLEQVIINLVVNARDAMAGGGRLTIVTSNHVVEQAQRREHETIPAGDYVSIEVIDTGCGIPKENLQRIFEPFFTTKGVGSGTGLGLSTVYGIVRQTGGFVLVESEKGEGTTFTILLPRHKGEARPDQGEPRERRGSDLTGSGTIMLVEDEDAVRVFSARALRNKGYQVLEAKNGEAALQQIGTDGSRIDLLITDVVMPQMDGPTLARHVRQVRPDMRVIFISGYAEDRLGEIDGVEVAHFLPKPFSLKQLASKVKEVIRDGK comes from the coding sequence GTGGACGACACGACCTCTTCCTTTGCCGACAGCGCTCCCGCCGGCCACCGCCCCGATGGTGCCGCGGGGGTGGGGGAACGGCCCGGCGGCGGCTTCGCCACCGCGGTTCTGGCGGCCCTTCTTCTGGCCGGGCTGGTCGCTGCGGGGGCTGGGGTGGTTCTGGACCGCGATCCTGTGGCATGGGCCGGCCTGACCACCGCGGGAGCTGGAGCCTTGGCTTTGGCGATCCGCATGGTCCGCGCGCGGCGGCGGGTGGCCCGCGTCGGTTCCCTGCTGGGCAGCGCGCTGGAGGGGCTTCCCTCCGGCCAGCTCGTCTGCGACGGCGCCGGGCATGTGGTCTTCGTCAACAGCACCTTCCGCTCGCTGACCGGCTGGAGCGAGGGCGAGCCGCCGCTGCGTGCGCTCGAACGCCAGTTCGCCGACGATGCGGACAGCGCCGACGCCTTCCGCCGCCTGTGCGAGCGGGTCAAGGGCGGCTATTCCGGCTCCATAGAGCTGGCGGTCCGCCAGCAGGGGCGCGCCGCCGAATGGCGCCGCATCCAGGGCCAGCCCATCGACGGGCACGCCGGGGCGGTGATGTGGCGTGTCGAGGACATCACCGCGCGGCGCGAATTGGAACAGGTGACGCGGCGCGAGCAGACCCAGCTCGTCGATTTCATGGATCACGCGCCGATCGGCTTCTTCTCGGTGGACCAGGACGGGCACTTCCAGTTCGTCAACGCGACCCTGGCGAAGTGGCTGGGCTGCGCGCCGGAGGATCTGGTCGAGGGCGGGCGCCGCCTTCACGATGTGCTGGCCCATCCGCCCGCCTCCTCCGCTCCCTACGACCTCCTGGAGGGCGGCGGATTGGAGCAGCGCGGCGAGATCGCCATGGACGGGCTCCAGGGCCGCCGCTTCCAGGCCTATGTCGCGCAGAGCGTGGTGAGGGGCGAGGACGGGCGGATTTCGCACACCCGCTCCGTCGTGCGCGACCTGACGCCGGAACGCGAGTGGCAGGAGGCCCTGCGCCTGTCCGAGCAGCGCTTCCAGCGCTTCTTCGAGGACGCGCCCATCGGCATCGCCCTGGTGGATGAGGTTGGGCGGCTGGCCGAGTGCAACCAGGCCTTCCTGGCGCTGATCGGCAGCGAGGCCGGCAACGTTCTCGGGCGGGGCATGGCCGACCTGATCGTCCCGGCGGAGCGCGCCATGGTGACCGAGCGGCTGACCGCCGTGCAGGGCGGCTCCGACCCCGCCGCCCCGCTGGAGGTGCGGCTGACCGGCGGGCGCGAGCTGGTGGCCCAGCTCTACGCGCGGCGGCTCGGCGGGGTGGGGCCGGAAGGGGCGGCGGGGCTGATCCTGCATTTCATCGACATGACCGAGCGCAAGGGGCTGGAGGCCCAGTTCGCCCAGTCTCAGAAGATGCAGGCGGTCGGCCAGCTGGCCGGCGGCGTCGCCCACGATTTCAACAACCTGCTGACCGCGATGATCGGCTTCTGCGATCTGCTGCTGCTGCGCCACAAGCCGGGCGACCAGTCCTTCAGCGACATCATGCAGATCAAGCAGAACGCCAACCGCGCGGCCAACCTCGTGCGCCAGCTCCTGGCCTTCTCACGCCAGCAGACGCTGCAGCCGCGCATCCTCAGCGTGACCGACGTGCTGGCCGAGCTTGGCAACCTGATGCGCCGGCTGATCGGCGAGAACATCGAGCTGAAGATGCTCCACGGCCGCGACATCGGCTATGTGAAGGTTGACCAGAACCAGCTGGAGCAGGTGATCATCAACCTCGTGGTCAACGCGCGCGACGCCATGGCCGGAGGCGGGCGGCTGACCATCGTCACCTCCAACCATGTGGTGGAGCAGGCGCAGCGCCGCGAGCACGAGACCATTCCGGCCGGCGACTACGTGTCCATCGAGGTGATCGACACCGGCTGCGGCATTCCCAAGGAAAATCTCCAGCGCATCTTTGAACCCTTCTTCACCACCAAGGGCGTGGGGTCGGGCACCGGGCTGGGGCTGTCCACCGTCTACGGCATCGTTCGCCAGACCGGCGGATTCGTGCTGGTCGAATCGGAGAAGGGGGAGGGGACGACCTTTACCATCCTGCTGCCCCGCCACAAGGGCGAGGCCCGCCCCGACCAGGGCGAGCCGCGCGAGCGGCGCGGCAGCGACCTGACCGGCTCCGGCACCATCATGCTGGTGGAGGACGAGGACGCCGTGCGCGTCTTCTCCGCCCGCGCGCTGCGCAACAAGGGCTATCAGGTGCTGGAGGCCAAGAACGGCGAGGCGGCGCTGCAGCAGATCGGCACGGACGGCAGCCGCATCGACCTGCTGATCACCGACGTGGTGATGCCGCAGATGGACGGGCCGACCCTGGCCCGCCATGTTCGGCAGGTGCGGCCCGACATGCGGGTGATCTTCATCTCCGGCTACGCCGAGGACCGTCTGGGCGAGATCGACGGGGTCGAGGTCGCCCACTTCCTGCCCAAGCCCTTCTCCCTGAAGCAATTGGCTTCCAAGGTGAAGGAGGTCATCCGGGACGGCAAATAG
- the flgC gene encoding flagellar basal body rod protein FlgC, producing MDLYTSMAVSASGMKAQGTRLKTIAENLANANTTAETPGDLPYRRKVVMFQNALDRQMGVDLVRVAKIDVDKKDFERRYDPSHPSADADGYVLLPNVNSVVEAMDMREAQRSYEANLSAVDSARQMLTRTIDILRA from the coding sequence ATGGATCTCTACACGTCGATGGCGGTGTCCGCGTCCGGCATGAAGGCGCAGGGCACGCGCCTGAAGACCATTGCGGAAAATCTGGCCAACGCCAACACCACGGCGGAAACGCCGGGCGATCTGCCCTACCGGCGCAAGGTCGTGATGTTCCAGAACGCCCTGGACCGCCAGATGGGGGTCGATCTCGTCCGCGTCGCCAAGATCGACGTGGACAAGAAGGACTTCGAGCGGCGCTACGACCCTTCGCATCCCTCCGCGGACGCCGACGGCTACGTGCTGCTGCCCAACGTCAATTCGGTGGTCGAGGCGATGGACATGCGCGAGGCGCAGCGCTCCTACGAGGCCAACCTGTCGGCGGTGGACAGCGCCCGCCAGATGCTGACGCGCACCATCGACATCCTCCGCGCCTGA
- the flgB gene encoding flagellar basal body rod protein FlgB, with the protein MNLENLGLFKLMSRKMGWLTERQNVIAQNIANADTPDYKGRDLKPFTFRDALSDSRRLQPNATNASHLQGTRGTGGLNQEQRQRNPYETAPDGNNVVLEEQMLKQGQTGMDFQTITNLYKKQVNLIRSSIRSGG; encoded by the coding sequence ATGAATCTCGAGAATCTCGGCCTCTTCAAGCTGATGTCGCGCAAGATGGGCTGGCTGACCGAACGCCAGAACGTGATCGCGCAGAACATCGCGAACGCCGACACGCCGGATTACAAGGGCCGCGACCTGAAGCCCTTCACCTTCCGCGACGCCCTGTCCGACAGCCGCCGCCTTCAGCCCAACGCCACCAACGCCTCGCACCTCCAGGGGACGCGCGGCACGGGCGGGCTGAACCAGGAGCAGCGCCAGCGCAATCCCTACGAGACGGCGCCGGACGGCAACAACGTGGTCCTGGAAGAGCAGATGCTGAAGCAGGGCCAGACCGGCATGGACTTTCAGACGATCACGAACCTCTACAAGAAGCAGGTCAACCTGATCCGGTCCTCCATCCGCAGCGGCGGTTAA
- a CDS encoding flagellar biosynthetic protein FliQ — MSETDVIEICRTSIVTLVFVVAPVLVAMMVVGTIISVFQAVTQISEQTLAMVPKVLLVFGLSILLMPFMLGELRSFFEHEVADRIVAIGTGVNTVPNAGNLPGGGG; from the coding sequence ATGAGCGAAACCGACGTCATCGAGATCTGCCGCACCTCCATCGTCACGCTGGTGTTCGTGGTGGCGCCGGTTCTGGTCGCCATGATGGTGGTCGGCACGATCATCTCGGTGTTCCAGGCCGTCACCCAGATCAGCGAGCAGACTCTGGCCATGGTGCCGAAGGTCCTGCTGGTCTTCGGCCTGTCGATCCTGCTGATGCCCTTCATGCTGGGCGAGTTGCGGTCCTTTTTCGAGCATGAGGTCGCCGACCGCATCGTCGCCATCGGCACCGGCGTGAACACGGTCCCCAACGCCGGAAACCTTCCCGGCGGCGGCGGATGA
- the fliP gene encoding flagellar type III secretion system pore protein FliP (The bacterial flagellar biogenesis protein FliP forms a type III secretion system (T3SS)-type pore required for flagellar assembly.) translates to MTRRLAFAGLLALAIGVAGALAAGPALAQSMTFDLGDAGGSTTGRIVQMVALITVLSLAPSILIMMTAFTRIVIVLSFLRSALGIQQVPPNTVLMSLAVFLTFFVMAPVFERSYNQGIQPLINQDIDETEAFRRTVAPLREFMLKHTSEKDLRLFMDMARIENVADAEQTPLHVLVPAFMISEIKRAFEIGFLLFLPFLIIDMVVSSILMSMGMMMLPPTMVAIPFKIIFFVLVDGWYLIAGSLARSFGTL, encoded by the coding sequence ATGACCAGACGGCTGGCGTTCGCCGGGCTGCTGGCGCTGGCGATCGGGGTGGCCGGGGCGCTGGCCGCCGGGCCGGCGCTGGCGCAGAGCATGACCTTCGACCTGGGCGACGCCGGGGGATCGACCACCGGGCGCATCGTCCAGATGGTCGCGCTGATCACGGTGCTGTCGCTGGCGCCGTCGATCCTCATCATGATGACGGCCTTCACCCGCATCGTCATCGTTCTGTCCTTCCTGCGCTCGGCGCTGGGCATCCAGCAGGTGCCGCCGAACACGGTGCTGATGTCTCTGGCGGTTTTCCTGACCTTCTTCGTCATGGCGCCGGTGTTCGAGCGTTCCTACAACCAGGGCATCCAGCCCCTGATCAACCAGGACATCGACGAGACGGAGGCCTTCCGCCGCACGGTCGCCCCGCTGCGCGAGTTCATGCTGAAGCACACCAGCGAGAAGGACCTGCGCCTGTTCATGGACATGGCGCGCATCGAGAACGTGGCGGACGCCGAGCAGACCCCGCTGCACGTGCTGGTCCCCGCCTTCATGATCTCGGAGATCAAGCGAGCCTTCGAGATCGGCTTCCTGCTGTTCCTGCCCTTCCTGATCATCGACATGGTGGTGTCGTCGATCCTGATGTCGATGGGCATGATGATGCTGCCGCCGACCATGGTAGCGATTCCGTTCAAGATCATCTTCTTCGTGCTGGTGGACGGCTGGTACCTGATCGCCGGATCGCTGGCCCGCAGCTTCGGCACGCTGTAG
- the fliE gene encoding flagellar hook-basal body complex protein FliE produces MVNPINAAAAYANTAASTTGPGMAPRNGVSFGDVLEQTAKEVIGDLKQGETMTAKAAVGQADLTDVVQAVTNAEVTLQTVTAVRDKVLSAYQEILRMPI; encoded by the coding sequence ATGGTCAACCCGATCAACGCCGCCGCGGCCTACGCGAACACGGCCGCCTCCACGACCGGGCCGGGCATGGCCCCGCGCAACGGCGTCAGCTTCGGCGACGTTCTGGAGCAGACCGCCAAGGAGGTCATCGGCGACCTGAAGCAGGGCGAGACGATGACCGCCAAGGCCGCCGTCGGGCAGGCCGACCTGACCGACGTGGTCCAGGCCGTCACCAACGCCGAGGTGACGCTGCAGACCGTCACCGCCGTACGCGACAAGGTGCTGTCGGCCTATCAGGAAATCCTGCGCATGCCGATCTGA
- the fliR gene encoding flagellar biosynthetic protein FliR: protein MNLLQQFLGDQIFLWLLVFARVGTAFSIMPTIGDAFVSTRTRLLFSVAVSVLVAPVLGDRMPPMPDNIFRLFVLIAGEVTVGIFMGTVARLLMGALEVAGTIIALQSGLSNAQMFNPAMASQGSLPGALMGWLGLLLIFITNLHHLLIMAVVDSYSTFAPGAAIPIDDMANVVGQLVGKSFMLGVQMAAPFLISGMLFALALGLLNKLAPQIQVFFLFTSLQVALGLFMFALTLAAMMMFWLTHFEAAFVDFLRPG from the coding sequence ATGAACCTGCTTCAGCAGTTTCTGGGCGACCAGATCTTCCTCTGGTTGCTGGTCTTCGCGCGCGTCGGGACAGCCTTCAGCATCATGCCGACCATCGGCGACGCCTTCGTCTCCACCCGCACGCGCCTTCTCTTTTCCGTTGCGGTCAGCGTTCTGGTGGCGCCGGTGCTGGGCGACCGCATGCCGCCGATGCCCGACAACATCTTCCGCCTGTTCGTGCTGATCGCCGGGGAGGTGACCGTCGGCATCTTCATGGGCACCGTCGCCCGCCTGCTGATGGGCGCCTTGGAGGTGGCCGGGACGATCATCGCGCTTCAGTCCGGCCTGTCGAACGCCCAGATGTTCAACCCGGCCATGGCGTCGCAAGGATCGCTGCCCGGCGCCCTGATGGGGTGGCTGGGGCTGCTGCTGATCTTCATCACGAACCTGCACCATCTGCTGATCATGGCGGTGGTGGACAGCTATTCCACCTTCGCGCCGGGGGCGGCGATCCCCATCGACGACATGGCGAACGTGGTCGGGCAGCTGGTCGGCAAGTCCTTCATGCTGGGCGTGCAGATGGCGGCGCCGTTCCTGATCTCCGGCATGCTGTTCGCGCTGGCGCTGGGTCTGCTGAACAAGCTGGCGCCGCAGATCCAGGTGTTCTTCCTGTTCACCTCGCTCCAGGTCGCGCTGGGGCTGTTCATGTTCGCCCTGACGCTGGCCGCGATGATGATGTTCTGGCTGACCCATTTCGAGGCCGCCTTCGTCGATTTCCTGAGACCGGGCTGA
- a CDS encoding FliO/MopB family protein, whose translation MGLDQYIQFVLALAFVIALIVLVAWVMRRIGFGGMTATSGRQRRLGVVEVLPLDGKRRLVLVRRDDREHLLLLSAFGDQVVDQTPRGGFQGALAEAAAPPSTTTPSTALPPAGARS comes from the coding sequence ATGGGCCTCGACCAGTACATCCAATTCGTTCTCGCCCTCGCCTTCGTCATCGCGCTGATCGTGCTGGTGGCCTGGGTGATGCGCCGCATCGGCTTCGGCGGCATGACCGCCACGTCGGGGCGCCAGCGCCGGCTGGGCGTCGTCGAGGTGCTGCCGCTCGACGGCAAGCGTCGGCTGGTGCTGGTCCGCCGCGACGACCGCGAGCATCTGCTGCTGCTCAGCGCCTTCGGCGACCAAGTGGTTGACCAGACGCCGCGCGGCGGCTTCCAGGGCGCGCTGGCCGAGGCCGCCGCCCCACCGTCCACAACCACACCGTCCACCGCCCTGCCCCCCGCCGGGGCCCGGTCATGA
- a CDS encoding potassium transporter Kup, producing the protein MSDTTLKAAAPDKGRLAALTLGALGVVYGDIGTSPLYTLRECFSPEHGLALTPQNILGIMSMVFWALVLVVTVKYVLFVMRADNKGEGGILALLALATNSRPDSTGRLSGLMAMGLFGAALFYGDGMITPAISVLSAVEGLEVAQPALERVVVPVTVGILIALFGIQSRGTEKVGRLFGPIMVAWFATLGLLGLIELVKEPQVLAALDPRHAVHFFASNGWIGFLVLGAVVLAVTGGEALYADMGHFGRRPIKVAWLAVVLPALLLNYLGQCALLLSDPTAVRSPFYLLVPEWGLYPMILLSTCAAVIASQAVISGVFSLTRQAVQLGLCPRLDIRHTSQEEGGQIYIPRANWGLLFAVIGLVLWFESSSRLATAYGIAVTGDMVITTILALVVAHRRWNWSLPACLALGALFLSVDLALFLANAVKIPHGGWVPLVIAAVTLGLMSTWRRGRAVLNRRLAEDSLPLDGFVKRHAKSSDIQRVKGTAIFLTSSADTVPIALLHNLKHNQVMHERIVFLTVMVEDVPRVPAKERVVLEGLADGFYRLTVRYGFSQEPNIPKALRLCKAFGLEFDVMTTSFFLGRETLIPRINPQMAQWREKLFVVMSRTAVSATDFFKIPPNRVVELGTQVQL; encoded by the coding sequence ATGTCAGACACGACCCTGAAAGCCGCGGCACCCGACAAGGGCAGGCTGGCCGCGCTCACCCTCGGTGCGCTTGGCGTCGTTTACGGCGACATCGGCACCAGCCCGCTCTACACCCTGCGCGAATGCTTTTCGCCGGAGCATGGGCTCGCCCTCACGCCGCAGAACATCCTGGGCATCATGTCCATGGTCTTCTGGGCGCTGGTGCTCGTGGTCACGGTGAAATACGTGCTGTTCGTCATGCGCGCCGACAACAAGGGCGAGGGCGGCATCCTGGCCCTGCTGGCGCTGGCGACCAACAGCCGGCCCGATTCCACCGGGCGGCTGTCCGGCCTGATGGCGATGGGCCTGTTCGGCGCCGCCCTGTTCTACGGCGACGGCATGATCACCCCGGCCATCTCCGTCCTCTCCGCGGTCGAAGGGCTGGAGGTGGCGCAGCCGGCGCTGGAGCGGGTCGTCGTGCCGGTGACCGTGGGCATCCTGATCGCCCTGTTCGGAATCCAGAGCCGCGGCACCGAGAAGGTCGGCCGGCTGTTCGGCCCGATCATGGTCGCCTGGTTCGCCACACTGGGCCTGCTCGGCCTGATCGAGCTGGTCAAGGAGCCGCAGGTCCTGGCCGCGCTCGACCCGCGCCACGCCGTGCATTTCTTCGCCTCGAACGGCTGGATCGGCTTCCTGGTGCTGGGCGCCGTCGTTCTGGCCGTCACCGGGGGCGAGGCGCTCTACGCCGACATGGGTCATTTCGGACGCCGCCCCATCAAGGTGGCGTGGCTGGCCGTGGTGCTGCCCGCCCTGCTGCTGAATTATCTCGGCCAGTGCGCCCTGCTGCTGAGCGATCCCACGGCGGTGCGCAGCCCCTTCTACCTGCTGGTGCCGGAATGGGGCCTCTATCCGATGATCCTGCTGTCGACCTGCGCGGCGGTGATCGCCAGCCAGGCGGTGATCTCCGGCGTCTTCTCGCTGACCCGGCAGGCGGTGCAACTCGGCCTGTGCCCGCGGCTGGACATCCGCCACACCTCGCAGGAGGAAGGCGGGCAGATCTACATCCCGCGCGCCAACTGGGGCCTGCTGTTCGCGGTCATCGGGCTGGTCCTGTGGTTCGAATCCTCCAGCCGGCTGGCGACCGCCTACGGCATCGCGGTGACCGGCGACATGGTCATCACCACCATCCTGGCGCTGGTCGTGGCGCACCGCCGCTGGAACTGGAGCCTTCCGGCCTGTCTGGCGCTGGGCGCGCTGTTCCTCAGCGTCGATTTGGCGCTGTTCCTCGCCAACGCGGTGAAGATCCCGCACGGCGGCTGGGTGCCGCTGGTCATCGCCGCGGTGACTCTGGGGCTGATGTCGACGTGGCGCCGCGGCCGTGCCGTCCTGAACCGCCGGCTGGCCGAGGATTCCCTGCCGCTGGACGGCTTCGTCAAGCGCCACGCCAAGTCCTCCGACATCCAGCGGGTGAAGGGCACGGCGATCTTCCTGACCTCCAGCGCCGACACGGTGCCGATCGCCCTGCTGCACAACCTCAAGCACAATCAGGTGATGCACGAGCGCATCGTCTTCCTGACCGTGATGGTCGAGGACGTGCCCCGCGTCCCGGCCAAGGAGCGCGTCGTCCTTGAAGGGCTGGCCGACGGCTTCTACCGCCTGACGGTGCGCTACGGCTTCTCGCAGGAGCCGAACATCCCCAAGGCGCTGCGGCTGTGCAAGGCGTTCGGGCTGGAGTTCGACGTAATGACGACCTCCTTCTTCCTCGGCCGGGAGACGCTGATCCCCCGCATCAACCCGCAGATGGCCCAGTGGCGGGAGAAGCTGTTCGTCGTGATGTCGCGCACTGCCGTCAGCGCCACCGACTTCTTCAAGATCCCGCCAAACCGCGTGGTCGAGCTGGGCACCCAGGTCCAGCTCTGA
- a CDS encoding EscU/YscU/HrcU family type III secretion system export apparatus switch protein → MSEPTPNHRPLPNRPVAVALKYELGDQSLPRVVATGKGHVAEQILELAFANGVKVREDADLVQILSAVDIDSEIPIEAIAAVAEILAYVYRANGTLPPSAEPATGEAP, encoded by the coding sequence TTGTCCGAGCCGACTCCCAACCACCGCCCTCTCCCCAACCGGCCCGTCGCGGTCGCGCTGAAGTATGAGCTGGGCGACCAGTCCCTGCCCCGCGTCGTCGCCACCGGCAAGGGCCATGTGGCCGAGCAGATCCTGGAGCTGGCCTTCGCCAACGGCGTGAAGGTGCGCGAGGACGCCGACCTCGTGCAGATCCTGTCGGCGGTGGACATCGACTCGGAAATCCCCATCGAGGCCATCGCCGCCGTGGCCGAGATCCTCGCCTACGTCTACCGCGCCAACGGCACGCTGCCGCCGTCTGCGGAACCGGCCACCGGAGAGGCTCCGTGA